The proteins below come from a single Dermatophagoides farinae isolate YC_2012a chromosome 7, ASM2471394v1, whole genome shotgun sequence genomic window:
- the Zasp52 gene encoding Z band alternatively spliced PDZ-motif protein 52 isoform X2: protein MATGTFITAKLMRSDQSTPWGFRLQGGQEFQMPLSMAKVSEGSLAEQSGVCLGDIILKINGKECDQMRHKDAQDQILNAGNYLELYLERGPMNTWKPTVTPVGSFDISQNNKAQSMEPQIYTKTSLAKNPEEYAGIGSGHNSTAQPFNGPKLVHKQFNSPINLYSDKALEETLNAHSQVLATGATGINFIKPEQPVNKDSAVYRLVQEEEEMRKSKGLSDSPEKNGFHDPSSIDGPIRHVTAPSGPCPQKQIDERNRNVCAHCERLIVGVFVRINNKSLHADCFVCATCGTSLKNVGYFNINDKLYCDIHARQMRAVLGETGGQGFPSAPDVKPAPLGFSQQQQQQRQHISPLSQSPQTVPQPREISIPVQSYQSTNLQTQNGFQSSSPNFNTMPKKFSPIAPPKPNFSPSQTNRNSMYGSMASQSPSSYNYTTETHSTVQRNLNQPIIQPSMAPSNPAADYLSSSLAKQMNRPKSCYSSLPQTQGNYSVTTNTYETRTATTKFPGSPCGVNPNNLPYPKTATYASSQTTTYSTPIGSAGPAGTQPMTTLPSAYSAKNVPNYNATQQQRQTTTAVNSSSTTTSFGNKQTSTTDMNRMAPKRGKGMLQNQLTGGVIPFCGYCSQPIRGQYIMALNKTWCPNHFICANNLCKRSLEQNGFVEEQDRLYCENCYETHFAPSCAKCFQRIKGDCLNALGKKWHPECFTCTHCRKPFGNSEFYLEDSFPYCEKDWNDLFTTKCVGCGYPIAAGDRWVEALNQNYHSNCFRCTVCHNNLEGQSFFAKGGRPYCKAHAR, encoded by the exons atGGCTACAGGAACATTTATAACAGCAAAATTAATGCGATCTGATCAATCAACACCATGGGGTTTTCGTCTTCAAGGTGGACAAGAATTTCAGATGCCATTATCTATGGCCAAG GTATCGGAAGGAAGTTTAGCTGAACAATCTGGTGTATGTTTAGGCGATATTATACTAAAgataaatggaaaagaatGTGATCAAATGCGTCATAAAGATGCACAGgatcaaatattgaatgcTGGCAATTATCTTGAATTGTATTTAGAAAg AGGTCCTATGAACACTTGGAAACCAACAGTTACACCTGTCGGTTCATTCGATATCagtcaaaataataaagcaCAATCAATGGAGCCACAAATTTATACTAAAACATCATTGGCTAAAAATCCTgag GAATATGCCGGAATCGGAAGTGGCCACAATTCAACAGCCCAACCATTTAATGGGCCAAAATTGGTGCATAAACAATTTAATTCgccaatcaatttatattctGATAAAGCATTGGAAGAAACATTGAATGCACATTCACAAGTATTGGCAACCGGTGCTACTGG aataaatttcataaaaCCGGAACAACCGGTAAATAAAGATTCGGCTGTATATCGATTAGttcaagaagaagaagagatGCGTAAATCTAAAG GTTTATCAGATTcacctgaaaaaaatggctttCATGATCCATCATCTATTGATGGTCCAATACGTCATGTAACAGCTCCAAGTGGACCGTGtccacaaaaacaaattgatgaacGAAATCGTAATGTTTGTGCACATTGTGAACGATTGATTGT AGGCGTATTTGTtagaatcaataataaatcattacatgctgattgttttgtttgtgctACATGTGGAacttcattgaaaaatgttggCTATTTTaatatcaatgataaattataTTGCGATATTCATGCTAGACAAATGCGTGCCGTATTAGGTGAAACCGGTGGTCAAGGTTTTCCAAGTGCACCGGATGTTAAACCGGCACCATTAGGATtctcacaacaacaacaacaacaacgacaacatatTTCACCATTATCTCAATCACCACAAACAGTTCCACAACCAAGAGAGATTTCAATACCCGTACAATCATATCAG tCTACTAATTTACAAACACAGAACGGATTTCAATCATCGTCACCAAATTTCAATACGatgccaaaaaaattttcaccgATTGCACCACCAAAACCAAATTTT tCACCAAGTCAAACAAATCGTAATTCAATGTATGGATCGATGGCATcgcaatcaccatcatcgtatAATTATACAACAGAAACTCATTCAACTG TGCAAAGAAATCTTAACCAACCGATAATACAGCCATCAATGGCACCATCCAATCCGGCCGCTGATTATTTATCAT CATCGTTAGctaaacaaatgaatcggCCAAAATCATGCTATTCAAGCTTACCACAAACACAAGGCAATTATTCAGTAACAACTAATACTTATGAAACACGTACAGCAACTACTAAATTTCCTGGTAGCCCATGTGGTGTTAATCCAAATAATTTGCCTTATCCAAAAACAGCTACGTATGCTTCTAGCCAAACGACAACTTATTCGACACCGATTGGTTCGGCAGGTCCAGCTGGTACCCAACCGATGACAACGCTTCCGTCGGCTTATTCAGCAAAAAATGTTCCCAACTATAATgctacacaacaacaacgtcaaacaacaacagcggtgaattcatcatcaacaacaacatcattcgGTAATAAACAAACATCGACTACCGATATGAATCGTATGGCACCAAAACGTGGTAAAGGTATGCTACAGAATCAACTTACCGGTGGTGTGATTCCATTCTGTGGTTATTGTTCACAACCGATTCG TGGTCAATACATTATGGCATTGAATAAAACATGGTGTCCAAATCATTTTATCTGTGCCAATAATCTTTGCAAACGTTCATTAGAACAAAATGGTTTCGTTGAAGAACAGGATCGTTTATATTGCGAAAATTGTTATGAAACACATTTTGCTCCTAGCTGTGCTAAATGCTTTCAAAGGATCAAAGGg GATTGTTTGAATGCATTGGGAAAGAAATGGCATCCAGAATGTTTTACCTGTACTCATTGCCGTAAACCATTTGGTAATTCAGAATTCTATCTAGAAGATTCGTTTCCATATTGTGAAAAAGATTGGAATGATTTATTCACTACAAAATGTGTTGGCTGTGGTTATCCAATTGCTGCTGGTGATCGTTGGGTAGAAgcattaaatcaaaattatcattcaaattgtttcCGTTGTACTGTTTGTCATAATAATCTGGAAGGACAAAGTTTCTTTGCTAAAGGTGGACGACCATATTGCAAAGCACATGCCAGATAA
- the Zasp52 gene encoding Z band alternatively spliced PDZ-motif protein 52 isoform X5 — MATGTFITAKLMRSDQSTPWGFRLQGGQEFQMPLSMAKVSEGSLAEQSGVCLGDIILKINGKECDQMRHKDAQDQILNAGNYLELYLERGPMNTWKPTVTPVGSFDISQNNKAQSMEPQIYTKTSLAKNPEEYAGIGSGHNSTAQPFNGPKLVHKQFNSPINLYSDKALEETLNAHSQVLATGATGINFIKPEQPVNKDSAVYRLVQEEEEMRKSKGLNNIINLIFNQFSYPNIIGLSDSPEKNGFHDPSSIDGPIRHVTAPSGPCPQKQIDERNRNVCAHCERLIVGVFVRINNKSLHADCFVCATCGTSLKNVGYFNINDKLYCDIHARQMRAVLGETGGQGFPSAPDVKPAPLGFSQQQQQQRQHISPLSQSPQTVPQPREISIPVQSYQSTNLQTQNGFQSSSPNFNTMPKKFSPIAPPKPNFSPSQTNRNSMYGSMASQSPSSYNYTTETHSTATYASSQTTTYSTPIGSAGPAGTQPMTTLPSAYSAKNVPNYNATQQQRQTTTAVNSSSTTTSFGNKQTSTTDMNRMAPKRGKGMLQNQLTGGVIPFCGYCSQPIRGQYIMALNKTWCPNHFICANNLCKRSLEQNGFVEEQDRLYCENCYETHFAPSCAKCFQRIKGDCLNALGKKWHPECFTCTHCRKPFGNSEFYLEDSFPYCEKDWNDLFTTKCVGCGYPIAAGDRWVEALNQNYHSNCFRCTVCHNNLEGQSFFAKGGRPYCKAHAR; from the exons atGGCTACAGGAACATTTATAACAGCAAAATTAATGCGATCTGATCAATCAACACCATGGGGTTTTCGTCTTCAAGGTGGACAAGAATTTCAGATGCCATTATCTATGGCCAAG GTATCGGAAGGAAGTTTAGCTGAACAATCTGGTGTATGTTTAGGCGATATTATACTAAAgataaatggaaaagaatGTGATCAAATGCGTCATAAAGATGCACAGgatcaaatattgaatgcTGGCAATTATCTTGAATTGTATTTAGAAAg AGGTCCTATGAACACTTGGAAACCAACAGTTACACCTGTCGGTTCATTCGATATCagtcaaaataataaagcaCAATCAATGGAGCCACAAATTTATACTAAAACATCATTGGCTAAAAATCCTgag GAATATGCCGGAATCGGAAGTGGCCACAATTCAACAGCCCAACCATTTAATGGGCCAAAATTGGTGCATAAACAATTTAATTCgccaatcaatttatattctGATAAAGCATTGGAAGAAACATTGAATGCACATTCACAAGTATTGGCAACCGGTGCTACTGG aataaatttcataaaaCCGGAACAACCGGTAAATAAAGATTCGGCTGTATATCGATTAGttcaagaagaagaagagatGCGTAAATCTAAAGGTTTgaataatataatcaatttaattttcaatcaattttcttaTCCGAATATAATAGGTTTATCAGATTcacctgaaaaaaatggctttCATGATCCATCATCTATTGATGGTCCAATACGTCATGTAACAGCTCCAAGTGGACCGTGtccacaaaaacaaattgatgaacGAAATCGTAATGTTTGTGCACATTGTGAACGATTGATTGT AGGCGTATTTGTtagaatcaataataaatcattacatgctgattgttttgtttgtgctACATGTGGAacttcattgaaaaatgttggCTATTTTaatatcaatgataaattataTTGCGATATTCATGCTAGACAAATGCGTGCCGTATTAGGTGAAACCGGTGGTCAAGGTTTTCCAAGTGCACCGGATGTTAAACCGGCACCATTAGGATtctcacaacaacaacaacaacaacgacaacatatTTCACCATTATCTCAATCACCACAAACAGTTCCACAACCAAGAGAGATTTCAATACCCGTACAATCATATCAG tCTACTAATTTACAAACACAGAACGGATTTCAATCATCGTCACCAAATTTCAATACGatgccaaaaaaattttcaccgATTGCACCACCAAAACCAAATTTT tCACCAAGTCAAACAAATCGTAATTCAATGTATGGATCGATGGCATcgcaatcaccatcatcgtatAATTATACAACAGAAACTCATTCAACTG CTACGTATGCTTCTAGCCAAACGACAACTTATTCGACACCGATTGGTTCGGCAGGTCCAGCTGGTACCCAACCGATGACAACGCTTCCGTCGGCTTATTCAGCAAAAAATGTTCCCAACTATAATgctacacaacaacaacgtcaaacaacaacagcggtgaattcatcatcaacaacaacatcattcgGTAATAAACAAACATCGACTACCGATATGAATCGTATGGCACCAAAACGTGGTAAAGGTATGCTACAGAATCAACTTACCGGTGGTGTGATTCCATTCTGTGGTTATTGTTCACAACCGATTCG TGGTCAATACATTATGGCATTGAATAAAACATGGTGTCCAAATCATTTTATCTGTGCCAATAATCTTTGCAAACGTTCATTAGAACAAAATGGTTTCGTTGAAGAACAGGATCGTTTATATTGCGAAAATTGTTATGAAACACATTTTGCTCCTAGCTGTGCTAAATGCTTTCAAAGGATCAAAGGg GATTGTTTGAATGCATTGGGAAAGAAATGGCATCCAGAATGTTTTACCTGTACTCATTGCCGTAAACCATTTGGTAATTCAGAATTCTATCTAGAAGATTCGTTTCCATATTGTGAAAAAGATTGGAATGATTTATTCACTACAAAATGTGTTGGCTGTGGTTATCCAATTGCTGCTGGTGATCGTTGGGTAGAAgcattaaatcaaaattatcattcaaattgtttcCGTTGTACTGTTTGTCATAATAATCTGGAAGGACAAAGTTTCTTTGCTAAAGGTGGACGACCATATTGCAAAGCACATGCCAGATAA
- the Zasp52 gene encoding Z band alternatively spliced PDZ-motif protein 52 isoform X6 has protein sequence MATGTFITAKLMRSDQSTPWGFRLQGGQEFQMPLSMAKVSEGSLAEQSGVCLGDIILKINGKECDQMRHKDAQDQILNAGNYLELYLERGPMNTWKPTVTPVGSFDISQNNKAQSMEPQIYTKTSLAKNPEEYAGIGSGHNSTAQPFNGPKLVHKQFNSPINLYSDKALEETLNAHSQVLATGATGINFIKPEQPVNKDSAVYRLVQEEEEMRKSKGLSDSPEKNGFHDPSSIDGPIRHVTAPSGPCPQKQIDERNRNVCAHCERLIVGVFVRINNKSLHADCFVCATCGTSLKNVGYFNINDKLYCDIHARQMRAVLGETGGQGFPSAPDVKPAPLGFSQQQQQQRQHISPLSQSPQTVPQPREISIPVQSYQSTNLQTQNGFQSSSPNFNTMPKKFSPIAPPKPNFSPSQTNRNSMYGSMASQSPSSYNYTTETHSTATYASSQTTTYSTPIGSAGPAGTQPMTTLPSAYSAKNVPNYNATQQQRQTTTAVNSSSTTTSFGNKQTSTTDMNRMAPKRGKGMLQNQLTGGVIPFCGYCSQPIRGQYIMALNKTWCPNHFICANNLCKRSLEQNGFVEEQDRLYCENCYETHFAPSCAKCFQRIKGDCLNALGKKWHPECFTCTHCRKPFGNSEFYLEDSFPYCEKDWNDLFTTKCVGCGYPIAAGDRWVEALNQNYHSNCFRCTVCHNNLEGQSFFAKGGRPYCKAHAR, from the exons atGGCTACAGGAACATTTATAACAGCAAAATTAATGCGATCTGATCAATCAACACCATGGGGTTTTCGTCTTCAAGGTGGACAAGAATTTCAGATGCCATTATCTATGGCCAAG GTATCGGAAGGAAGTTTAGCTGAACAATCTGGTGTATGTTTAGGCGATATTATACTAAAgataaatggaaaagaatGTGATCAAATGCGTCATAAAGATGCACAGgatcaaatattgaatgcTGGCAATTATCTTGAATTGTATTTAGAAAg AGGTCCTATGAACACTTGGAAACCAACAGTTACACCTGTCGGTTCATTCGATATCagtcaaaataataaagcaCAATCAATGGAGCCACAAATTTATACTAAAACATCATTGGCTAAAAATCCTgag GAATATGCCGGAATCGGAAGTGGCCACAATTCAACAGCCCAACCATTTAATGGGCCAAAATTGGTGCATAAACAATTTAATTCgccaatcaatttatattctGATAAAGCATTGGAAGAAACATTGAATGCACATTCACAAGTATTGGCAACCGGTGCTACTGG aataaatttcataaaaCCGGAACAACCGGTAAATAAAGATTCGGCTGTATATCGATTAGttcaagaagaagaagagatGCGTAAATCTAAAG GTTTATCAGATTcacctgaaaaaaatggctttCATGATCCATCATCTATTGATGGTCCAATACGTCATGTAACAGCTCCAAGTGGACCGTGtccacaaaaacaaattgatgaacGAAATCGTAATGTTTGTGCACATTGTGAACGATTGATTGT AGGCGTATTTGTtagaatcaataataaatcattacatgctgattgttttgtttgtgctACATGTGGAacttcattgaaaaatgttggCTATTTTaatatcaatgataaattataTTGCGATATTCATGCTAGACAAATGCGTGCCGTATTAGGTGAAACCGGTGGTCAAGGTTTTCCAAGTGCACCGGATGTTAAACCGGCACCATTAGGATtctcacaacaacaacaacaacaacgacaacatatTTCACCATTATCTCAATCACCACAAACAGTTCCACAACCAAGAGAGATTTCAATACCCGTACAATCATATCAG tCTACTAATTTACAAACACAGAACGGATTTCAATCATCGTCACCAAATTTCAATACGatgccaaaaaaattttcaccgATTGCACCACCAAAACCAAATTTT tCACCAAGTCAAACAAATCGTAATTCAATGTATGGATCGATGGCATcgcaatcaccatcatcgtatAATTATACAACAGAAACTCATTCAACTG CTACGTATGCTTCTAGCCAAACGACAACTTATTCGACACCGATTGGTTCGGCAGGTCCAGCTGGTACCCAACCGATGACAACGCTTCCGTCGGCTTATTCAGCAAAAAATGTTCCCAACTATAATgctacacaacaacaacgtcaaacaacaacagcggtgaattcatcatcaacaacaacatcattcgGTAATAAACAAACATCGACTACCGATATGAATCGTATGGCACCAAAACGTGGTAAAGGTATGCTACAGAATCAACTTACCGGTGGTGTGATTCCATTCTGTGGTTATTGTTCACAACCGATTCG TGGTCAATACATTATGGCATTGAATAAAACATGGTGTCCAAATCATTTTATCTGTGCCAATAATCTTTGCAAACGTTCATTAGAACAAAATGGTTTCGTTGAAGAACAGGATCGTTTATATTGCGAAAATTGTTATGAAACACATTTTGCTCCTAGCTGTGCTAAATGCTTTCAAAGGATCAAAGGg GATTGTTTGAATGCATTGGGAAAGAAATGGCATCCAGAATGTTTTACCTGTACTCATTGCCGTAAACCATTTGGTAATTCAGAATTCTATCTAGAAGATTCGTTTCCATATTGTGAAAAAGATTGGAATGATTTATTCACTACAAAATGTGTTGGCTGTGGTTATCCAATTGCTGCTGGTGATCGTTGGGTAGAAgcattaaatcaaaattatcattcaaattgtttcCGTTGTACTGTTTGTCATAATAATCTGGAAGGACAAAGTTTCTTTGCTAAAGGTGGACGACCATATTGCAAAGCACATGCCAGATAA
- the Zasp52 gene encoding Z band alternatively spliced PDZ-motif protein 52 isoform X4, with the protein MATGTFITAKLMRSDQSTPWGFRLQGGQEFQMPLSMAKVSEGSLAEQSGVCLGDIILKINGKECDQMRHKDAQDQILNAGNYLELYLERGPMNTWKPTVTPVGSFDISQNNKAQSMEPQIYTKTSLAKNPEEYAGIGSGHNSTAQPFNGPKLVHKQFNSPINLYSDKALEETLNAHSQVLATGATGINFIKPEQPVNKDSAVYRLVQEEEEMRKSKGLSDSPEKNGFHDPSSIDGPIRHVTAPSGPCPQKQIDERNRNVCAHCERLIVGVFVRINNKSLHADCFVCATCGTSLKNVGYFNINDKLYCDIHARQMRAVLGETGGQGFPSAPDVKPAPLGFSQQQQQQRQHISPLSQSPQTVPQPREISIPVQSYQSTNLQTQNGFQSSSPNFNTMPKKFSPIAPPKPNFSPSQTNRNSMYGSMASQSPSSYNYTTETHSTVQRNLNQPIIQPSMAPSNPAADYLSSTYASSQTTTYSTPIGSAGPAGTQPMTTLPSAYSAKNVPNYNATQQQRQTTTAVNSSSTTTSFGNKQTSTTDMNRMAPKRGKGMLQNQLTGGVIPFCGYCSQPIRGQYIMALNKTWCPNHFICANNLCKRSLEQNGFVEEQDRLYCENCYETHFAPSCAKCFQRIKGDCLNALGKKWHPECFTCTHCRKPFGNSEFYLEDSFPYCEKDWNDLFTTKCVGCGYPIAAGDRWVEALNQNYHSNCFRCTVCHNNLEGQSFFAKGGRPYCKAHAR; encoded by the exons atGGCTACAGGAACATTTATAACAGCAAAATTAATGCGATCTGATCAATCAACACCATGGGGTTTTCGTCTTCAAGGTGGACAAGAATTTCAGATGCCATTATCTATGGCCAAG GTATCGGAAGGAAGTTTAGCTGAACAATCTGGTGTATGTTTAGGCGATATTATACTAAAgataaatggaaaagaatGTGATCAAATGCGTCATAAAGATGCACAGgatcaaatattgaatgcTGGCAATTATCTTGAATTGTATTTAGAAAg AGGTCCTATGAACACTTGGAAACCAACAGTTACACCTGTCGGTTCATTCGATATCagtcaaaataataaagcaCAATCAATGGAGCCACAAATTTATACTAAAACATCATTGGCTAAAAATCCTgag GAATATGCCGGAATCGGAAGTGGCCACAATTCAACAGCCCAACCATTTAATGGGCCAAAATTGGTGCATAAACAATTTAATTCgccaatcaatttatattctGATAAAGCATTGGAAGAAACATTGAATGCACATTCACAAGTATTGGCAACCGGTGCTACTGG aataaatttcataaaaCCGGAACAACCGGTAAATAAAGATTCGGCTGTATATCGATTAGttcaagaagaagaagagatGCGTAAATCTAAAG GTTTATCAGATTcacctgaaaaaaatggctttCATGATCCATCATCTATTGATGGTCCAATACGTCATGTAACAGCTCCAAGTGGACCGTGtccacaaaaacaaattgatgaacGAAATCGTAATGTTTGTGCACATTGTGAACGATTGATTGT AGGCGTATTTGTtagaatcaataataaatcattacatgctgattgttttgtttgtgctACATGTGGAacttcattgaaaaatgttggCTATTTTaatatcaatgataaattataTTGCGATATTCATGCTAGACAAATGCGTGCCGTATTAGGTGAAACCGGTGGTCAAGGTTTTCCAAGTGCACCGGATGTTAAACCGGCACCATTAGGATtctcacaacaacaacaacaacaacgacaacatatTTCACCATTATCTCAATCACCACAAACAGTTCCACAACCAAGAGAGATTTCAATACCCGTACAATCATATCAG tCTACTAATTTACAAACACAGAACGGATTTCAATCATCGTCACCAAATTTCAATACGatgccaaaaaaattttcaccgATTGCACCACCAAAACCAAATTTT tCACCAAGTCAAACAAATCGTAATTCAATGTATGGATCGATGGCATcgcaatcaccatcatcgtatAATTATACAACAGAAACTCATTCAACTG TGCAAAGAAATCTTAACCAACCGATAATACAGCCATCAATGGCACCATCCAATCCGGCCGCTGATTATTTATCAT CTACGTATGCTTCTAGCCAAACGACAACTTATTCGACACCGATTGGTTCGGCAGGTCCAGCTGGTACCCAACCGATGACAACGCTTCCGTCGGCTTATTCAGCAAAAAATGTTCCCAACTATAATgctacacaacaacaacgtcaaacaacaacagcggtgaattcatcatcaacaacaacatcattcgGTAATAAACAAACATCGACTACCGATATGAATCGTATGGCACCAAAACGTGGTAAAGGTATGCTACAGAATCAACTTACCGGTGGTGTGATTCCATTCTGTGGTTATTGTTCACAACCGATTCG TGGTCAATACATTATGGCATTGAATAAAACATGGTGTCCAAATCATTTTATCTGTGCCAATAATCTTTGCAAACGTTCATTAGAACAAAATGGTTTCGTTGAAGAACAGGATCGTTTATATTGCGAAAATTGTTATGAAACACATTTTGCTCCTAGCTGTGCTAAATGCTTTCAAAGGATCAAAGGg GATTGTTTGAATGCATTGGGAAAGAAATGGCATCCAGAATGTTTTACCTGTACTCATTGCCGTAAACCATTTGGTAATTCAGAATTCTATCTAGAAGATTCGTTTCCATATTGTGAAAAAGATTGGAATGATTTATTCACTACAAAATGTGTTGGCTGTGGTTATCCAATTGCTGCTGGTGATCGTTGGGTAGAAgcattaaatcaaaattatcattcaaattgtttcCGTTGTACTGTTTGTCATAATAATCTGGAAGGACAAAGTTTCTTTGCTAAAGGTGGACGACCATATTGCAAAGCACATGCCAGATAA